GAGAGaaagtatttgctttggagaagaagagagttagagaaattgctttgagaatgataaaagaaaagattTGAAATGATATTTTGCTTgtatactatctcagaaataaactgtcaaaaattataaagtgaaataaagtaaccaatcaaaatagcacaaaatagtcatttaaaaataaagaaaactgtcaaaattctaagattatccggtgaaatatacatacaggctataagtaaattcgacggatgatgctcaaaatcaacggctaagattgagtgcaattcgacggataatgataaaagtacCTAGAGTAATAATTATTACTTCGACGGATATTGTGATTCAACgtatattcattttcaacggataatgaacatccgtcgagatacaaattctgACTTGGTCAGAATTTTATCTTTAGAAAGGAAATATCAACTTTTACTCTGGGTGCATTTCAATTGCTTAGACATTAAAATAGATTAAGAGTAATTAATAACTCatttaccaacctagtaaaggtggttcatcaagtggcttggtaaagatacctgtaagttgtttttcacttgaaACAGAATGAagttgttgtgcaagatatgcctgtatcataacaagactaagtcatattgacaaccctaagattagttatattgtaaccttaatctgtaatttatacttgtaacacttaatgtctgtaaaatgtaaatggagcagactggagcatttttccttaaacagtgtcaagcctaagaattctatctggaagaagatcaagaaggtcatgcctcagaagaattatgaagaatcttggagttgaataattctgtttggtgaaaaacattctaagtcaagatctctacaagtcacagaattagtgttatagagaagtcattcgagaactcaggaattgcctatcgagaactcaggaattatctatcgagaactcaggaaatgctattggagatatcgataagtcagatacccattcgagaactcagagatatcgacaagtgtacattcattagagaactctgagttatcgataagccaaagtccattagagaactctgagttatcgataaaccaaaattcactagagaactcagagttgtcgataagtcaagtcaacaataaagtttcagagatatcgacaagccaacatgcctatcaagatgtcgagttctctacagctcaattggagatctcgaagtgaagaaatttctctaagtacagaattgcagaacagttcaatatccaaggtcgtaaatcaacaaacaattcacacagctggattgacaagtctataaaaagcagcttgagagatgtgcaagttcaatgacaaagattaactgatagaggagattaaagtaaacacgggatgctaaatatatgctaagccagaaatggaagatttgcttttctataaatagaaatgacaagtgacagtttagaaaagctaatagcatgtttattacatactgtgtaaaccagcagttaaccgagttataaagttaacactggtccttagtcagaagtaacaatcaagatagaaaatctagtattctctctcaagaaagaagctaagttctaaaacaagaacttagagattttgtagcaaaacactgcttgatttttaatataaaattaagtgagttttgaagatctttgttctacatatttgcattgttatttatgtttaacatctactccacaaaatcattgataacaatcAACTTCTAAACTCAGAGCAAAACCAAGAAGTAAACATTTAagctaaaacacattcaccccccctctgtgttgtattcatatctaacagaagttccacagtaccattcataacatgctctctaatgaaatggtatttgatgtcaatgtttggtccttgagtgttgtactggattctcagtgatggtaataacacttgtgttatcacagaaaataggaatctcattcacctgtagaccataatccaacagttgatttttcatccataaaatctgtgtacaacaactaccagcagtaatatattcagcttcagcagtagaagtagaaactgaattttgctttttactgaaccaggatactagcttgtttcctagaaattgacaggttcctgttgtactttttctatcaattttacaaccttcataatctgcatctgaataaccagttagatcaaaaccagaatctctagggtaccaaatgccaagttttggtgttcccttgagatatctgaaaattctcttaataactattaaatgagattctctaggatcagcctgaaatctagcacagagacaagtagcaaatattatatctggcctgcTAGCTATtaaatacaaaagtgagccaaccatgcctctatagcttgaaatatccatacACTTTTCAgtgtgtttaattcaagtttagttgccGTGGCCAtaagagtttttgcagatgtgcaatccattagttcaaaattctttaaaagatcataaatatatttggtttgactaatgaatattctatcactaacttgcttaacttgtaaaccaagaaagtaagttagttcacccatcatgctcatttcatacttactttgcatcaatttggcaatttttttacaaagtttttcatctgtagagccaaatataatatcatctacataaatttgaacaagtatactagagccttaacatttttaaagaataaatttttgtcaacagtacctcttgtgaattgattttctaagagaaactttgataaagtatcataccaggctctaggtgtttgcttcaatccataaagtgctttcaaaagataatagacatattctggaaaatttgggtcttcaaaaccaagaggctgactaacatatacttcctcctccaaatctccattcagaaaggcacttttgacatccatttgatagactttgaaattggcatgggctgcataggctagaaaaattctgatggcttcaagtcttgtaacaggagcaaaagtttcatcaaaatctattccttcttgttgacagtggcccttaacaaccaatctagctttgttcctgacaactatgccattttcatacatcttatttctgaatacccatttggtgtcaataggattctttcctttaggcttgggtaccagcttccatactttattcctctcaaattgttttagctcctcttgcatagctaaaacctaatcaggatccaacagagcttcttctaccctTTTAGGTTCTTCTTGAGATAGAAagttgctatatagacattcctcttgagttggTTTCCTTGTTTGCTCTCTTGaggatacatcaccaatgatcagttcaaatggatgatctctagtccattttctctgttgaggtagattagctctagatgaagaggcctcattgttgtcttgatgattGACAGAGTTTTGATGATCATAAACTCaccctgagtttatggatctttgacttgaagatggggttctttctgacTGTGATCTTActtgactttcaactcctattgaggGATCAACGGATATTGTCCTTTGCCTGTCGACGAATGATGTggattgtctttcgacggatgatgcactttgtctttcgatggatgttgaattatgtacttcattagttgtagacttttttGCATTGTCCTTGGGTACtggttcttgatcactatcatcatcactatcttcacaaatcatctccatattgtcaaatttgagcctttcatgaaaatctccatcttgcagtctctcaatctttttatcatcgaacacaacatgtacagattccataacaatgttggttctaagattgaagactctatatgcttttccaactacatatccaacaaaaaattcttcatctgctttggcatcaaactttccatgttgatcagtttgattccttaagatatagcatttacaaccaaagacatgtagaaatttcaatgttggcttcctgttccTTAGCGTGCAGTATTTACatcttcagcccaaaaatatgttggtaactttgattcttccagcattgttctcgtagcttcaataagagacctgttctttctttccaccactccattttgttgtagagttctaactgcagaaaattcatgcatgatcccattcttttcacaaaataatctcatcacagaattcttgaactcagttctattgtcactcctgattcttcttactttgaaattaggatgattgttaacttgccttcgtgattgatgatgatttcactagcttcatctttggatttagaaaatatgtccaagagaactttgagaaatcatcactaggcagtatcttttctttgagatggacaacacattgactggtccaaacaaatccatgtgcaatatttacaaaggttcttcaattgttgaatcaagtttctttctaaATGATGCCTTGATTTTTTTCCCTTTCTAACAGGCATCatacagtccatcctttgagaatttcacttgaggaatacctctcaACAAATCTTTACTGaccagctcattcatagtcttgaagttaaggtgggacagcttcttgtgccataggcAACTTTCAacttgacttgccttgctaatTAGACAAGTGGCAGATTCTGCATAtaatgagttgaaatcagctagatacacatttccttttctcactccagtgagaaccactttgttgcttctcttgtttgtcacaacacaggcttcagaattgaaagtgactgagttgcccttatcacaaacactacgccataagtgggctactgtaatgcaagtgttacaagCAGTGTTACAATTGCTAAGAAATTTTTGTCCGATTGTAACACCTCTCAATTAATGTTACAATAGCTATAAAACTAGTGTTGCATTGAAATGGCGGTGTCGCACAACATGTAATACAAGCACCTGGTGTTACATTAGGtagttttttaatttttaaaaatattaaagtgAAATTATTATCATAAATTGGTATTAAAATTATATTCTGGTTAATTAATGAATGAAGAATGTAATATAAATATCATATAAAATATAACATATATTgcatataaaaatataaaagactttttttcaattatttatttaataaataataattttttaattaaaataaaaagttaaataggaaaaaaaataaaaagttatACATAATTTAGTATGTGAAATGTTGGGCGGTATTTCTGCCGCTCTAATAAAAATGGTTCTCCTAGAAAAATTTTGCCCCAATTTTTACCCCATTTTCTCAAATCTCTCTCTTCCTTACCCTTCTCTCTCTCGGTCGCCCTCGTCTCTCTGATCACTCACCCTTAAATATCCCCTCTCTCTCGACGAACATAAACTTCTTGGCATCTTTTCCCTGATAATTGAACTTTTTAACATCTTCTTCTCCCCAATAGACtttctaatttttaatttttggtTTGATTTTGCAGGTAATAGTTTGGGCTTTGAACTTCTTAGCATCTTCCCTCCCATGCTAACTATTTTATTTGACTGGCTAAGGTTTGTTTTCAGTTGGGTAATTAAAATTTTACCattattttgtttattttttcAGTTGAGTTGGTTGTTTGAGTTGTGTACTAATTATTAAGGGGCTTTCACCGATTGGGTGTTTAAATTGGGTTCTAATGTGCCCTATTTGGAATATCTTTTGCAGACCATTGTTATTTAAGTAATTTCATATTGAAGCTATTGGTTATTGGGTCGGTCATCAGCTATCCATGAGGTTTGTTTCTTCGGTATTTTCATTTTTTGTTCTATATGTGCATGTGTGTTTGTTTGTGACTCTATGTTATTTGATTGGAtttgattttaataaaatattactaCAATATCTGAGATATTCGCCATAGCAAATATGTAAGAATTTGAATATGAAGCCAATCTGTCTTTTATACATAAATGTAGTCCACCTTTGCTTAGTAGTTGGCATTCAAGATTCATGATAAATGTTATAGTTACTAAATTATAACTGTTAAATATTGATAAGTAATGCATACATTCCATGCAATTATGATGTGCTCTAGCCTCTATATGCCCAAGTTAGGTTTGAAATTAGGAGAAATGTCTTCAAAATTTCAATGTCCAATTGTACAATTGAATAAAGGTTGGGAATTATTTAAAACCAATTTGGGATAAAATACTTGAAAAAGAACCAAGGGGCTCAGGGATATGTACTAAGTGTTATACTCTATTAAATGGGACTTAAGTTATCATTCCAATCAACCCAATTGCTCATATGAACATGGCACATGTGATTGAGGTTCTAAACCCTGTTAACCTGGTTTATTAACCATGAATTAAGCGCCCCTCCAAATCATTTTTTATGTAGGATAATGATGATTGTTCTACAGAAAAAATGTCTTCTCACTATatctccaaatttctttagcagtAGCTTTATTCCTCCTCgaaaatatattaatataattatgATGTATTACCTGCATGTGCCCCCATTATGTCCATTGTTATATTtgttataatatatttatattagaagtagttattgttattataatTGCTTAGAAGTGATTATTCTGGTGCAGGTTTAGGTTTAGTCCTGATACAGAAACATCTATGGGTTTGGTACAACATGAAGGCGGGCCTTGTAGTGTGTTAGCAACTATTCAAGTAAATTCCCTGAAATATCTTTAACTCCCTTTGTATATAATATCATGCTTAACCGTTGGTCCAGGGGTATCTACTCACCTTTGGTCTGTGAAAACGATGAGTATATTCTTTATAGCATAACATTTGATTTTAGGTATGAGTGGAGTGTAGATAAATGGTTGAGTGCTTTCGTTGTAGATAGAAGATCCTTTGGTTGATTCCGGCCTGTTCTCTTATCCCATGTTTTACTTCTATTTGAATTATCAATATCATAAACCTCAAAGTTCACAGTATAGCCTCAAAACTTATTGATGAGAATATGAACCTTAGAATTTATTAAAATAACAGCAAAAGACCTTATACGATCATTTAATGAGAAGAATTATTATTATATCCAGATTAAAATAGTGAAAATCGCATTTGTTCACCAGGTCACATTACTTTATTACTTACTGAACACAGTCTAACATTCCTATTTAGTACAACATGATATACCTGATTAAAGATTTTGGTAGATGACAAAGTTTAGAAAAATAGCTAGAAAATTTTGTAAAAATTACTTGATATTATTACTCCATTATATACCAAAATTATATTATAGTTGACTTGAAATAGGGAAGATTTTTTTTCTGTAAAGTTCTTCTGCTACTTGGTTAAATATATCTAGTACTTCATTAAATTGCTTCACAATGTCATAAATTATACATGGTTTACATGCGTTTCTTTCGAGCAAGAAAGATAATAATATGAAACAATACAACAATGAGAATAAAATATATCCATCCACCCTTTTTTTAAATTAAGCAATGAGTGACAGATGGATAATTGATGTTCACTGGCAAATTGAGCACTTGCTTTTTGTGTAGAGCCCAGAACTCAGAACTAATCATCTTttgtaaatttattttaaatattcaacAAAACGTTAAAatgttatatgttatatgttCAGGAGTGCTACTGATCAAGTTCTGTGGCTTGGTCTCAGGCTGAGATAATTATTTCAAAGCTGACAAAGGAGAAGAAATGGAGCAATCAAGAGAGGGAAAATTTACACTGGTAGTTGGTGAGCTTTAATATTTCATCACTTTAATCTGTAATTTTTTACTAAAACAAAAACTTCTGATGCAAAAAACATGGAAAATACAGGACTTCAGGGTAATATAAATATTACTTAAAAATTAGTTTGCTAAATTTATGATTGTGTGCGAGGAGTTAGAACTGGGCCTACACTCAAACAGGCATATTGCACTAAAACTTTCAAGTACAAGCAGATGGTATCCTGCTTGAATAAAATCTCTTATAATGAATATCGTAGTAATAAGGAGTTAGGATACTTATTTGTAGGATAATGTGTTGATAATGCTTGTTCTTGTTATATATCTTTTCTTAGAAGAAAACATAATCTTGGACTTTTAGAGGATACTACTACCAGAATTTCACAGGTTTGTCTGAATGGCCACCGAATGAGCTTTGATGCAATTTATATATGTTTAATTAATTTTAACCTTGTTATCCAGTGTAAGATGCAGCTAGAAAGATTATCCCATTAAACTTATCTTTGATCTTCTTTTTTATTGTTCCATTCAGATTTACAAATTAAACTATTTTTTACTAATAAGTTTTGATCATCACATTAGGGAAGTTGTTGATGGACCTGATGATAGCATTAAACATCATGTTCTTAATGGAAACGAATATAAGGCACTGCCACATGTTGACACTGATGTCGGCTTGCAATCCTTGACAGTGATGTGGCATTTAAGGCACTGCCACGCGTTGTACAGATACTGGTTACTGAACAAAAATGGGATAAATTGAGGCAGGGTCAAGAGGTTGAGAAAGCCAATCGATTTTTGCAAACCTTCAATGCGCTGAACAATGCGTAGTTCCATTATGGAAAACACAACTAGTAAGTACTATACTACCTTGTAATATGAGATTTTGGATCAAGTATTTCATATAAAAACTGTTAAATTGTATAGAACTAAATCTTGTATGCTCTTTTGGATATTCTTTTGTAGGATTCTGAGGTCGTAGACTCAATTCATAAAGGCAGTGGAATACGATGGAATAGATAGATGCAGCATTTCCCATCTAATTATTTTCAAAAGTATATACTAGTCTTATAGTGTTCAAGCTGAACACTAGCCACATTGCAGTTCTAGGATTTGAAGTTTCTGAACATGCCATTCATTTTTATATTGTTTGAATAGAAATTTTCCTAAATAATGGTGCACATGCAACCTAGACTTCTGGTTTATTAGTAATAGAAATTAGCATAATAATACTTGTATTTTATGGTAGCAAACACTGGACATACTATGATTAAAAATAGCTGTTACATTTGACTATTTTAGTGTAATATATGTTTACATATAGTGTTATATTACATATGCTAGTGTTgcttaattataaaaaattagtgttacaatagataaaacagACTATTAAAATAGGATGTGTGACCCACATGTGGGGTCCACATTTATAATCTTGAACGAACTTAATGTATCACTCATTTTGTGTTACATTTGGGTATTATAGTGTTACATTAGTTGTCTATTGTAACATTTTATTCTCTGTTACAATAGGTCGGtgaagtgttacattagggtGTTTATTGTAATGCTCGTATACGTAACGCCCTTTGGTGTTATAATAGACCTAATGTAACGCTTTTTGGacctattgtaacaccatttaTGCATTACAATATTCCACTTATGGCATAGtgaaagctggctgatactcaacaaattgtgcttgagccgatccactagggcaacttcctcaatgatgacattgtcttttgaaatcaagccatatctcacagtataacccttgttgtcatctccaaaagtaatattagggtcagctctctccttgaactcagtgagcagtgtagaatctccagtcatgtgccttg
This sequence is a window from Apium graveolens cultivar Ventura chromosome 9, ASM990537v1, whole genome shotgun sequence. Protein-coding genes within it:
- the LOC141684788 gene encoding uncharacterized protein LOC141684788 isoform X1; translation: MRFRFSPDTETSMGLVQHEGGPCSVLATIQAEIIISKLTKEKKWSNQERENLHWEVVDGPDDSIKHHVLNGNEYKALPHVDTDVGLQSLTVMWHLRHCHALYRYWLLNKNGIN
- the LOC141684788 gene encoding uncharacterized protein LOC141684788 isoform X2, which translates into the protein MRFRFSPDTETSMGLVQHEGGPCSVLATIQAEIIISKLTKEKKWSNQERENLHCDVAFKALPRVVQILVTEQKWDKLRQGQEVEKANRFLQTFNALNNA